TGCGTGAATCTCTTCAATCCCGCTCATTCGTTCTCCTTAATGTCCCTGGTTGTCGATACCCGGGAGTGGCTGGTCAAAGGGGACCTGCCCCCCGAAATCCTGCTCGGCGTAATGGTTATGGCACTGGGCGCATGCCCTCCCCCGGAGAGGCACTCCCTGGTGCGCATCACGATCATAGCCATGAACGTGACATTTGATGCAATTTTCATTGGGAACCACTCCCGTCACAAACTGGCGGGCGGGATGAGGGCTCCCGAAAAAATGAACGGCCAGCTCGTGGAGACCGGTCATCTGGGCACCGACCGCTCCCGTCACTCCCGGGCCGGAATGACACATGATGCAGTCCGGATGATGCCGGCTTGCTCCAGACGTCTGAAACGTCCTTCCGTAAAACTTCATTTCATGACAGGAGATACAAAATCGGGGATGCTCTTCGAGAAGCCGCCCCCCTCCCGAGAGGGCTCCGCCGAGGATCAGGAGCAATCCCCCGGCGTAAAGGACTCCCGGAATCGATCGAAGCAGTCGTCGGGTCGTCATGGGCGAATCCTTTCAAGGACGGTCCTCCGGCTTCCGGGAGAGGGATGGATTCCCGACCGTGTAGGAAATCAGCTTCCGGGACCAGTGCCACAAACCATCATCCGCCCATCCTCCCTGAGCGATCAGGCCCAGGTCCGGCACATAATAGTCGTAAAGAATCTGGGGACTCTTCCGGCGGATCAGATCATAGGTGATCCGCTTGCGGACGACCCAGGCGACAAAAGTTCCCGACGGCAGGGTGACCTTCACTTTCCCCCACACACGGCTGTGCGTGCGGTTTTGCCCATCCTGGGACTCCCATTCCAGACCCTTTCGGAACGGAATCCTGTACTTCAGAAGCGGTGGACGAAACGTCCAGACCCTTTTCCCGAAGGCCGATGT
The sequence above is drawn from the Leptospirillum ferriphilum ML-04 genome and encodes:
- a CDS encoding cytochrome c NapC/NirT family, with the translated sequence MTTRRLLRSIPGVLYAGGLLLILGGALSGGGRLLEEHPRFCISCHEMKFYGRTFQTSGASRHHPDCIMCHSGPGVTGAVGAQMTGLHELAVHFFGSPHPARQFVTGVVPNENCIKCHVHGYDRDAHQGVPLRGRACAQCHNHYAEQDFGGQVPFDQPLPGIDNQGH